The Bacteroidota bacterium genome has a window encoding:
- a CDS encoding ParB N-terminal domain-containing protein: MKELEIKDETQGKHYEVDVRRIRPLQRAGGNPREDYGDLEELAADILQNGVVTPLRGFRVSKSEAYDWEIVAGHRRLAAAMLLVEKGHTIRAKIISIGDSRTVTDEMILMEHFTTNSGKPFTPVEQAETVRRLQAIGWKNKEISVRLGKSMRLIQNLALLASAPIRIRKMISDKKISYTLVLDILKDSADYNEALDKIEASFGIVKTIKKSTVVENEDSEQTYEVSDEVHEKVTKKHFDKATNKVDSFKELQMVFKSQIDKPKDVINSELFSFAKKIIENKLTRSQIESLIFN; encoded by the coding sequence ATGAAAGAACTAGAAATTAAAGACGAAACGCAAGGGAAACATTACGAAGTAGATGTTCGTAGAATACGCCCATTGCAACGTGCCGGAGGAAATCCGCGCGAAGATTACGGCGACTTAGAAGAATTGGCTGCTGATATTTTACAAAATGGCGTAGTTACTCCCTTGAGAGGTTTTAGAGTTTCTAAATCAGAAGCTTATGATTGGGAAATTGTCGCTGGGCATAGACGATTAGCTGCTGCCATGTTATTGGTTGAAAAAGGGCATACTATTCGCGCTAAAATCATCTCAATCGGAGACTCCAGAACTGTTACCGACGAAATGATTTTAATGGAGCATTTTACTACCAACTCCGGAAAACCATTTACACCTGTTGAACAAGCTGAAACTGTACGCAGATTACAAGCTATCGGATGGAAGAACAAAGAAATATCCGTTCGACTTGGCAAATCAATGCGATTAATTCAGAATCTTGCATTGTTGGCAAGCGCTCCTATCCGCATCAGAAAAATGATTTCTGATAAAAAGATTTCTTACACTTTGGTGTTGGATATTCTAAAGGATTCAGCAGATTATAATGAAGCCCTTGATAAAATAGAGGCGTCTTTTGGAATTGTAAAAACAATAAAAAAATCTACTGTTGTTGAAAATGAAGATAGCGAGCAAACTTATGAAGTTTCAGATGAGGTACATGAGAAAGTAACTAAAAAACATTTCGACAAAGCAACCAATAAAGTTGATTCTTTTAAAGAATTACAAATGGTTTTTAAATCTCAAATTGATAAACCGAAAGATGTAATTAATTCGGAATTATTTTCCTTCGCTAAAAAAATCATTGAAAATAAATTAACACGTAGTCAAATTGAGAGTTTAATTTTTAACTAA
- a CDS encoding Lin1244/Lin1753 domain-containing protein — translation MALGRKEKNTVDYFPFLCKEGKSMFYIEKKYGNDGYATWFKILRQLAVNENHWLNLNDPTALMYLSSKCGVSEDILVNIINDLCKLGEFNSSLWFENKVLFNEKFIDSIQEAYKKRNNKCINLDTLFEILDTLSIRKLNKSNLKVPENTQIRLDKIIQEEIKSDNIKEENILFEKETKFDFKKKLLDYGFDSQLVNDWLIVRKNKKASNTETAFKMFIDEIEKDLTVDKNYVLKICCEKSWKGFKQEWLKNLENPYGKQSNNKDREQRSGEVRSLNELSSKVLDGLASQNGDGSV, via the coding sequence ATGGCTTTAGGAAGAAAAGAAAAAAATACGGTCGACTACTTTCCTTTTCTTTGCAAAGAAGGTAAATCAATGTTTTATATTGAAAAAAAATATGGAAACGATGGTTATGCTACATGGTTTAAAATACTCAGACAACTAGCTGTAAATGAAAATCACTGGTTGAATCTAAACGACCCTACAGCACTTATGTATTTATCTTCAAAATGTGGAGTTTCTGAGGATATTTTGGTTAATATAATAAACGACCTTTGTAAATTAGGCGAATTTAATTCGTCTTTATGGTTTGAAAATAAAGTGCTTTTTAATGAAAAGTTCATTGATAGTATTCAAGAAGCGTATAAAAAAAGGAATAATAAATGTATTAATTTGGACACTTTATTTGAAATTCTAGATACTTTAAGTATCCGTAAATTGAATAAAAGTAACCTTAAAGTACCCGAAAATACACAGATAAGATTAGATAAGATTATACAAGAAGAAATTAAATCAGATAATATAAAAGAAGAAAATATTCTTTTTGAAAAAGAAACAAAATTCGATTTCAAAAAAAAATTACTTGATTATGGTTTTGATTCGCAACTTGTAAATGATTGGCTTATTGTTAGAAAAAATAAAAAGGCATCAAATACTGAAACAGCTTTTAAAATGTTTATTGATGAAATCGAAAAAGATTTAACTGTTGATAAAAATTACGTTTTAAAAATTTGTTGCGAAAAAAGCTGGAAAGGATTTAAACAAGAATGGTTAAAAAATTTAGAAAATCCCTATGGAAAACAATCAAATAATAAAGATAGAGAGCAACGTTCTGGCGAAGTTAGAAGCCTTAACGAGTTATCCTCAAAAGTACTGGACGGACTTGCAAGTCAAAACGGGGATGGAAGCGTATAA